The following coding sequences lie in one Maribacter forsetii DSM 18668 genomic window:
- a CDS encoding MBL fold metallo-hydrolase, translated as MKVEQIYTGCLAHAAYYIESNGVAAVFDPLREVQPYLDRAKKDSAKIKYVFETHFHADFVSGHLDLQKKAGAEIVFGPGAKPAYEATTAKDNQVFEIGDYKVKVIHTPGHTMESTTYLLIDENGKEHGIITGDTLFIGDVGRPDLAQHVVANLTEEKLAGHLFDSLRNRIMPLNDDLIVYPNHGAGSACGKMMSKETTDTLGHQKKVNYALRSDMTKEEFIKELLTGLTTPPGYFPKNVLMNIKGYEPLDKIMDRATTPFSPEAFEAVANETGALVLDTRNAEDFAKGFIPNSINIGLEGSFAQWVGEMIPDIQQEILLVTYKDKQEEAITRLARVGYDNTVGFLEGGFDTWKNSGKEFEVTERIDATQLEDDYKNNRPVIIDVRKKSEFDSEHVIDAINVPLNEINEHLAQFPKDKSFVLHCAGGYRSMIAASILKQRGWKDFTDVIGGFEAISKTTVPKTAYVCPSTLL; from the coding sequence ATGAAAGTAGAACAAATTTATACCGGATGTTTGGCTCATGCAGCCTATTATATAGAAAGTAACGGAGTAGCAGCAGTATTTGACCCCTTACGTGAAGTACAGCCTTATTTAGATAGAGCTAAAAAAGATAGCGCAAAAATCAAATACGTTTTTGAAACACATTTTCATGCCGATTTTGTAAGCGGCCATTTAGACTTACAGAAAAAAGCAGGAGCGGAAATAGTATTTGGTCCGGGTGCAAAACCTGCTTATGAAGCTACAACGGCCAAAGACAATCAGGTATTTGAAATAGGCGATTATAAAGTAAAAGTAATTCATACGCCAGGACATACTATGGAGAGCACTACTTATCTGTTAATTGATGAAAATGGCAAAGAACATGGTATTATTACAGGCGATACTTTATTTATTGGTGATGTCGGTAGACCTGATCTTGCCCAACATGTGGTAGCAAATCTTACAGAAGAAAAATTAGCAGGACACCTGTTCGATTCGCTTCGAAACCGAATTATGCCATTAAACGATGATTTAATTGTGTACCCTAATCACGGTGCGGGCTCTGCTTGCGGTAAAATGATGAGTAAAGAAACTACAGATACATTAGGGCATCAAAAGAAAGTAAACTATGCCTTAAGATCAGATATGACCAAAGAAGAATTTATTAAAGAGCTATTGACAGGATTAACTACTCCCCCTGGTTATTTCCCTAAAAATGTTTTAATGAATATTAAGGGTTATGAACCTTTAGATAAAATTATGGATAGGGCCACTACTCCATTTTCACCTGAAGCTTTTGAAGCTGTTGCCAATGAAACAGGTGCCTTGGTTTTAGATACCAGAAATGCGGAAGATTTCGCAAAAGGTTTTATTCCCAATAGTATTAATATAGGTCTTGAAGGTAGTTTTGCCCAATGGGTAGGTGAAATGATACCAGATATTCAACAAGAAATTCTATTGGTTACCTATAAGGACAAACAAGAAGAAGCCATTACCCGTTTGGCAAGAGTTGGCTATGACAATACCGTAGGTTTCTTGGAAGGCGGTTTTGATACTTGGAAAAATTCTGGGAAAGAGTTCGAAGTAACCGAAAGAATTGATGCTACCCAATTAGAGGATGATTACAAGAATAACAGACCCGTAATCATAGACGTAAGAAAAAAGAGCGAGTTCGATTCTGAACATGTTATTGATGCTATAAATGTTCCTTTAAATGAAATTAATGAGCATTTGGCACAATTTCCAAAAGACAAATCTTTTGTTTTGCACTGTGCTGGCGGTTATAGAAGTATGATAGCAGCATCTATATTAAAACAAAGAGGTTGGAAAGATTTTACAGATGTTATAGGAGGTTTCGAGGCAATTTCTAAAACAACGGTTCCTAAAACAGCTTATGTTTGTCCATCAACATTATTGTAA
- a CDS encoding sterol desaturase family protein, translating into MEAYVEAFLKAITGTLSWTWKSIIFDVPWYLNYFWGLILISLLVWFLEITFPWRKQQGVFRKDFWLDGFYMFFNFFLFSIAISGIYKLLQVFFEDIGVKANSLAIIDTSSWPMWGQLLLFFIVLDFVQWFTHVLLHKYAFLWNFHQVHHSVKEMGFAAHLRYHWMENIFYKPLKTFGVMILGGFEPEQAYIVHFAAIAIGHFNHSNIKITWGPFKYLFNNPVMHLYHHAYDLPPGTYGVNFGISLSLWDYIFKTNYIPEDSGNVKLGYPGDEELPKDFLRQLMHGFKTKKK; encoded by the coding sequence ATGGAAGCATATGTAGAGGCATTTTTAAAAGCGATAACCGGAACATTAAGTTGGACATGGAAATCTATCATTTTTGATGTTCCCTGGTACCTCAATTATTTCTGGGGTCTTATTTTAATCTCTCTTCTCGTTTGGTTTCTTGAAATTACTTTTCCATGGAGAAAACAGCAGGGTGTTTTCAGAAAGGATTTTTGGTTAGATGGTTTTTATATGTTCTTCAACTTTTTTCTATTTTCCATTGCTATAAGTGGTATTTATAAATTATTGCAAGTGTTTTTTGAAGATATAGGTGTAAAGGCTAATAGTTTGGCCATAATAGATACTTCAAGCTGGCCAATGTGGGGGCAATTATTATTGTTCTTTATTGTTTTAGATTTTGTACAGTGGTTTACCCATGTATTATTACACAAATACGCTTTTCTTTGGAATTTTCACCAAGTACACCATAGTGTAAAGGAAATGGGTTTTGCCGCTCATCTTCGATATCATTGGATGGAGAATATTTTTTACAAACCTTTAAAGACATTCGGGGTAATGATACTTGGCGGATTTGAGCCAGAACAAGCATACATTGTTCATTTTGCGGCTATTGCCATTGGGCATTTTAACCATTCTAACATTAAAATAACTTGGGGACCGTTTAAGTATCTGTTCAACAACCCTGTAATGCATTTATACCATCATGCCTACGATTTGCCACCAGGTACATATGGCGTTAATTTCGGTATTAGTTTAAGCTTATGGGATTATATTTTTAAGACCAATTATATACCTGAAGATAGTGGTAATGTTAAATTAGGATATCCTGGTGATGAAGAGTTGCCAAAAGACTTTTTAAGACAATTAATGCATGGTTTTAAAACAAAGAAGAAGTAA
- a CDS encoding YgaP family membrane protein — translation MRKNLGSTDRFIRLFIAVALLTTFYTETVTGTIGYIMAAVAGVLIFTTFISFCPIYSLLGINSCKVKK, via the coding sequence ATGAGAAAGAATTTAGGAAGTACAGACCGTTTTATTAGACTTTTTATCGCTGTTGCTCTTTTAACTACATTTTATACCGAAACCGTTACAGGAACGATAGGTTATATTATGGCGGCTGTCGCAGGTGTTTTAATCTTCACTACTTTCATAAGCTTTTGCCCTATTTATTCTTTGTTGGGTATAAACTCTTGTAAGGTTAAAAAGTAG
- a CDS encoding OprD family outer membrane porin: protein MRLLYLFIICLPIFSMAQDTVVVKKKGTLSGQWRTYYMMTSNKEALKDFNALATGGKLKYQYQLLENLEIGAALYNATNLGLQDLTIPDATTGRISRYEEGLFDRIDLENDAIFLLGEFYAKYNLKRHSFTLGRMKINTPLINPEDGRMIPTLVQGFWYQFNAEEAKFQLGVLNEIAPRSTGEFYGIGESIGTYPVGKNKNGDASQYTNSTSSDYVIMANANLEITEDLKLNIWNQFVDNIYNSFYIKPSYKLSESVQIEGEWLHQNKVGNGGNSIDSLRYFNQNTADVLGLKIAYKNKAGAVSLAYNGILPNGQFLSPREWGREDLFSFQKRERSEGSADNHALVLNYKTDFSAAKDLNLTSILSIGKHWKPDVTNAILNKYAMPDYTHVNLDIFFNIKKLKHLKPELLLTSKIGNGDIPDNPNLYFNKVDMFHLDLIFNYNF from the coding sequence ATGCGATTACTATATCTTTTCATTATTTGCTTGCCTATTTTTTCTATGGCACAAGATACTGTAGTGGTGAAGAAAAAAGGAACCCTATCTGGGCAATGGCGAACGTATTACATGATGACGTCAAATAAAGAAGCGTTAAAAGATTTTAATGCTTTAGCGACCGGGGGTAAGTTAAAATATCAATATCAGTTGCTAGAAAATTTAGAAATAGGTGCAGCATTATATAATGCTACCAATTTAGGTTTACAAGATTTAACGATACCAGATGCAACAACCGGAAGAATTAGTAGATACGAGGAAGGACTTTTCGATAGGATAGATTTAGAAAATGATGCCATCTTTTTACTTGGTGAGTTTTATGCTAAATACAATTTAAAACGGCATTCCTTTACCCTGGGTAGAATGAAGATCAACACACCATTGATCAACCCCGAAGATGGTAGAATGATACCTACTTTGGTACAAGGGTTTTGGTATCAGTTTAATGCAGAAGAGGCAAAGTTTCAATTGGGTGTTTTAAACGAAATAGCGCCAAGGTCAACAGGGGAGTTTTATGGTATTGGGGAGAGTATTGGAACGTATCCTGTTGGCAAAAATAAAAATGGTGATGCTTCTCAATATACCAACAGTACATCGTCTGATTATGTAATAATGGCAAATGCCAATCTTGAAATAACAGAAGATTTAAAATTGAATATATGGAATCAATTTGTTGACAATATTTACAATTCGTTCTACATTAAACCCTCTTATAAGTTATCTGAATCTGTACAAATAGAAGGGGAGTGGCTACATCAAAATAAAGTGGGCAATGGGGGTAATAGTATTGATTCCCTTCGTTATTTTAATCAAAACACTGCAGATGTTTTAGGATTGAAAATTGCCTATAAAAATAAAGCAGGAGCAGTTTCTTTGGCATATAACGGAATTTTGCCAAATGGTCAATTTCTATCGCCACGTGAATGGGGTAGAGAAGACTTGTTCAGTTTTCAAAAGCGTGAACGTAGTGAAGGGTCGGCAGATAATCACGCTTTGGTATTGAATTACAAAACCGACTTTTCAGCAGCAAAAGATCTAAACTTAACTTCTATATTAAGTATTGGAAAGCATTGGAAACCAGATGTGACCAACGCTATTTTAAATAAATATGCCATGCCAGATTACACCCATGTTAATTTGGATATTTTCTTTAACATTAAAAAGTTAAAACATTTAAAACCAGAACTATTATTAACTTCTAAAATAGGAAATGGTGATATACCTGATAATCCTAATTTATATTTTAATAAAGTAGATATGTTTCATCTGGATTTGATTTTCAACTACAATTTTTAG
- a CDS encoding c-type cytochrome gives MKDLRVFAKLLFKLFIIIFVLVGLVFIWLLTYEPSTENDVIIEAEEIVANDDWQPKDAMAELPTMSATVKQGYYLIAESSKYMGPNAARAEDRYSGNNLACANCHLQKGAQAGSGSWVGILERFPQFGGRGNKVGTIEDRINGCMERSMNGRMLPADSDKLVAIVAYMDWLSEGLPEDRKAEFKGYPKIKIPDEKVDLAKGKQVYTKECVICHGENGAGVLSLEDNSGYTYPPLWGEDSYNDGAGMNRVITSAEFIKSNMPYLQATWDNPKLTDEEAYHVAGYINSFTRPHKLNTENDYPDKKLKPVSTPYGPWADDFTPEQHKYGPFPPIMDFYQKEYGITKTK, from the coding sequence ATGAAAGATTTACGTGTATTTGCGAAATTACTTTTTAAGCTATTTATTATAATCTTCGTTTTAGTCGGTCTTGTCTTTATATGGTTGTTAACCTATGAACCAAGCACTGAAAATGATGTAATTATTGAAGCTGAAGAAATAGTAGCTAACGATGATTGGCAACCTAAAGATGCCATGGCAGAATTGCCTACTATGTCTGCGACAGTGAAACAGGGGTATTACCTTATTGCTGAATCTTCAAAGTATATGGGACCGAATGCAGCGCGTGCAGAAGATAGATATAGTGGTAATAACTTAGCTTGTGCCAATTGTCATTTGCAAAAAGGGGCGCAGGCAGGTTCAGGTTCTTGGGTAGGAATTTTAGAACGTTTTCCACAATTTGGAGGAAGAGGAAATAAAGTGGGGACTATTGAAGACCGAATTAATGGTTGTATGGAACGCAGTATGAACGGTAGAATGCTTCCGGCAGATTCAGATAAACTTGTAGCTATTGTTGCCTATATGGATTGGTTGAGTGAGGGCTTGCCTGAGGATAGGAAGGCCGAATTTAAAGGATATCCGAAAATTAAGATTCCAGATGAAAAGGTAGATTTAGCAAAAGGTAAGCAAGTGTATACCAAAGAGTGTGTTATTTGCCATGGGGAAAATGGAGCTGGCGTTTTGAGCCTTGAAGATAACAGCGGTTATACGTACCCGCCATTGTGGGGAGAAGATAGTTATAATGATGGAGCAGGAATGAATAGGGTGATTACTTCGGCTGAGTTTATAAAGAGTAACATGCCTTATTTGCAAGCTACTTGGGACAATCCGAAACTTACGGATGAAGAAGCATATCATGTAGCAGGATACATCAACAGTTTTACCAGACCGCATAAATTAAATACCGAAAATGATTATCCCGATAAAAAGTTAAAACCCGTGTCTACGCCGTACGGACCTTGGGCAGATGATTTTACGCCCGAGCAGCATAAATACGGACCTTTTCCTCCTATAATGGACTTTTATCAAAAGGAATACGGCATTACCAAAACGAAATAG
- a CDS encoding DsrE family protein encodes MKKALLIAIVLMATQMTTAQDWTTPIIDGYGKIKEFKDVAVQADPNKEYNLVFDLKDERELDGINVGYFKIARMINMLGAGGVPADKVNIIAAVHGGATFTALNETKYKAKYEKENPNEAVIKLLKDYGVEFYVCAQATAARNITAADLNPNTELGLSAMMVLANYQIAGYILIP; translated from the coding sequence ATGAAAAAAGCACTTCTAATTGCAATAGTACTTATGGCAACACAAATGACAACCGCACAAGATTGGACCACACCCATTATTGATGGTTATGGGAAGATAAAAGAATTTAAGGATGTTGCCGTTCAGGCAGACCCTAACAAAGAATATAATCTTGTATTTGATCTTAAAGATGAACGTGAGTTAGATGGCATTAATGTTGGTTATTTTAAAATTGCTAGAATGATAAATATGCTAGGTGCAGGTGGTGTTCCTGCCGATAAAGTAAATATAATCGCTGCTGTACATGGTGGAGCTACTTTCACTGCCCTAAACGAGACTAAATACAAGGCTAAATACGAAAAGGAAAATCCAAATGAAGCGGTAATAAAATTATTAAAGGATTACGGGGTGGAATTTTATGTGTGCGCACAAGCTACGGCTGCTAGAAATATTACCGCTGCAGATTTAAACCCGAATACAGAACTAGGGCTTTCTGCAATGATGGTACTTGCCAATTACCAAATAGCTGGATATATTTTGATACCGTGA
- a CDS encoding Dps family protein: protein MPNSNLSNIGLDKKDSNDIANHLNDLLSNYQMFYMNLRGFHWNIKGKKFFELHLKFEELYNDALIKVDEIAERVLTLSNTPIHTFTKYIDNSEIKASENVVDGDKAVDNILDSLSILLKKERATLKIAADAEDEGTVSLMSDYITQQEKLVWMLSAYKD from the coding sequence ATGCCAAATTCAAATTTATCAAACATCGGTCTAGATAAAAAAGATTCTAACGATATCGCAAATCATTTAAATGATTTATTATCTAATTATCAAATGTTCTACATGAACCTAAGAGGTTTTCATTGGAATATTAAAGGGAAGAAGTTTTTTGAACTTCACCTTAAATTCGAAGAGTTGTATAATGACGCTTTAATCAAAGTAGATGAAATTGCAGAGCGTGTGTTAACGCTAAGCAATACCCCTATTCATACGTTCACAAAGTATATTGATAATTCTGAAATTAAAGCCAGTGAAAATGTGGTGGATGGCGATAAGGCGGTAGACAATATTTTAGATAGCTTAAGTATCTTATTGAAAAAAGAAAGAGCTACCCTTAAAATTGCTGCCGATGCAGAAGATGAAGGTACCGTTTCTTTAATGAGCGATTATATTACGCAACAAGAAAAATTAGTTTGGATGCTTTCTGCATATAAAGACTAA